In Babesia bovis T2Bo chromosome 3, whole genome shotgun sequence, the genomic window AgaggaggctaaggaggCTTTGAAGATCATTGAGGGTGCTGGTGGTAAAGCTGAGATTAGGTAGTATTGGCCATTTGGTCGTCTCTTTATAACTTTGATGTATCGTATAATGTTGAAATTCAGTATTCATATGTCTAGTCTATGCAGTGCTGATACCACTCGTTGTGGATGTAAGCTGGGTAGTCACGTTTATTTGCTATAAGCTCTGGTTATGTAATTGGATCATTGTTATTAGTATAAAGCCCGCACGCTGGGAATGTAGTACCCTAATTCTGTCTACCTCCAGCTCTGATAGTGCTATGTAAGTTATTCAGTGATGACACCCACTTGAGGTGGTCCTAGTGGCTATAGTACCTAAATTCTGCAGGTGACTACCTGTGTTTACGATATTAAAATCTCAGTTTAATTGGCTATTTTGCCTGAATTCATTACTCGTTAGTTAAGTATGGGTGCTGATGCAGCCTGTTGTGCCTGTAACATCTGTTGTTGCATTTCTAGCAGTTGGCATTCCTTGTCGTAGTGGAACATCACTGGTCCCACTAGTGTCACTGCTGATGTGCCGGCGATCCACAGTACCCATCCTATGAATGATATTGTGCGTTTGGTGAATCTGACTATTGATCTTCTTAGGGCGTTAGCTTTTCTTCTGACCCTAATGAGGAAGGTTGGTTTTTGTCCCACGTCGGCAATCATTGTGTAGTCCTGTCGATATGATTCTTGTTTTCCAAAAGTATTCTTCTGTGGAAGTAGTAGATAGTGTTCGTAAATTTAACTATTGATTCACAGAAGATGGATATAACTGTGTGGTATCCTCTTGTAAAGCTTATGAGGTGTAGAATTGCTTGAGGGTCATAGCACTCATGGGGTCACTGTAGCAAAAATTCTAATTAAAATCGTTATTAATTGATTCAAAGATACGTCTTATTCTTTATTTATGGTATATATGACGCGTCGCCGCCGTTAAAGGAAGGTAGTACTGAGTCTACTTCATACCTGCGTTGATTGCGGCTGTCTAACATTCAGTTATCACATTATACCCAAAAGGTGTACAATTTTATCTAGTTTAATTTAGAGTACATACCGCTTTGTTATCTCTGTTTTGGGGTGTGCTTTGGGGCAGTTTCATTTGGATCCAATTTTAGTGAACGCGCGTAGAGGAGGTACGTTGTTTTAGATTTATACATATTGCCTTTTCAGATTCGGTGATTCATAGGACATTTGTATTTGGAGTCTATTGCGTTAGGCGTCAAAAGTCTAGTTATGTACACATTTAGTGGACAAGATGCCGAAGTTTTACTGTGAGTACTGTGGTATTTATTTGACTCACAGTTCTCCTGCTGGTCGTAAGCAGCATTCTATGGGTCGCAAGCACATTAGTATGAAGGTTGAATACTACCAGCGTAGGTtatttcattttgttgGACCATATTCTATAGGTCTTGTTCGTGAGCATTTTTTCCAACCACCTCCTTATACGTTATCTGGTGCTCATCCCGTGCCTGGAGGTAGGTTACATTCACTTAATCTACATACTTTGCAGCACCACCGGGTATAGTTCCTGGTAATATTTCAGGACCTGTTCCTGATGACAAGAGTGTTCCTATGGGATATCCCGGTGTTCCTCCTGTTGGTGTTCCCAGGGCACATCCTGGTCCTCCTCATCCGGTCGTTATGTCGCAGCCACCACCACCGTTCGCCCCTCCCATGCATACGCCAGCGCCTGCTTACGGTAGGCGCTGATCATGGTCTGCAACCCGTGATTGCCCTATCTATCGCATATAATCTGGCTAAACAAATTCCGGGTTATTAATAGGTCACCCTAGAAGGGTAGCTACATCGCACCATGGTTTGATATTCATGGACTATTTGTGCTATATTGTACAAATCACGTTGAACTAACGTATCTTAATGTAGTATTTACATAGTGTAATCTTTTGGGGATAGAGTACTTTTGCCAATAGTTGCATACTAACCATGCCAGGAAGTTTTGAACTAAAGGGTTCATAGTGAATAAGACCCCTGGAAACGAAAAGATTGTCTTTCTGTGGCCACATGGGTGGTACTGTTACACTCTATAGCTAATGAATCAAGAAGCACTGAACACTCGTGCTAATACCACTGGCATATgaatttcattttgttaaatataGAAATCGATGGAATTACGCCATTTGCATTAACCAGTGATTATATAGCCGAGTGTAGGCgcataacaacattttATGGCACAACATACCTTCTTTTGATTGCCACCTATAGATGTATGCAGCCTTCCTAGGTGATATgccatataatatattttagGCGGGCATTTGTCAAACTTATTATTAAACATAATTTACATGAGATATCACTTGATGTGTATGAATATACACATGAGGTTGTACCTTTAGTGGTACTGTGTTGGTTACCATGGCTTGCGTTAGGATTCGTGTTGCAAATTGGAATTTTGTGTGAGGAATAAACTTATTTTAGGATTACACGGTCTATATCCATGGAAGGATTATTAGTTTGTGTGCTAGTATCAAGTGCAGGTTGATCTTTCCACGCAGGGCTTTATTccgttgtatatattcagtCCACTGAGGAGTCAAACCTTTGTATCTGGATCACAGAGTGCTGCTTCTACTGGATGTAATATTAGTTGATATCCTTGGATATTGTATCGCCTATTCTGTGTATTATTCAGCAATTGGTAACAGTAATATAGAGTGTTGGCTTCTGTCAGTTTTACTACAGTTCTAAGCTCTTGTGTTATGTTTTCAAGATTTAACCATTTTTGGTTGTTTTATACTCTCTGGGAGCACTGTATCAATCTATGGTGGATACCACTTTTGGAACTCTTGTTCCGTTAAAGCTGTTTTTTTTGGTAAAAACCAACCCGTGTAGCTATATCCTTTAATGGTAGGCTACAGTGttttaattatataatatgatGGATAGTGAATCTGGTTCTGAGTCAAAGTACTACTTTGACGTCACTGAGAAGCAGTGGTGGGTACTGCCACCTGGCCACTCCGAGTGGGTGGTCCTGCCTCTTGACGACGCCATTAATTTGGGTTTACATGATGCTGTTTTGGAGAGTCAGTGCACCTTTGTGGAGTCCACTGTTGATGAGTACAAGGCTGCAGTGTCCTCGGTTGATGAGTCTACGTTGGAAGTCTCTGGCACAGAGTGCCCAGTTGAGTCGGTTGATGATCAATGTGCAACGGTCCAAGACACTGCTGAGTCTTCTGCTAATCAGTCGTTGCCAGATACTGTATATGACGATATTATAAATCCTGAATCTCTGCCATCTATTCAATTTGGCAAATCCCTGGATTCATTTTTGATAGAGGGGTCATGTTCACCTGACGACGATTCAAGTCGTTCTGAGGTTCCTGACGGCGCTCCTCTTCGTTTTACTAAGACGCGTCTTGATCTTGGTGATAATTTGCCTGATACTTTAGTTCATTCTCAATCTGATGGTAAGGAGTACCCTGTTAATTGGGCCAACATGGATTCTAATTCGTCGGTTACTAATGACAGTAACGCTGAGATGCCAGCGCAAAGCTTTAGTGTGGCGGATCAGTTAAACAGTTTGATTGAGGACAGTTCCAATCGTCGTTCTAATGTTGCGTCATCACCTGATGTGATTAAGCACGAGTCATTTGTTCGTACTGCTGTACGTCAGGCTACTATGCGTCACGCGACTCGCAATGAGACGGGTGGTCTTGGTGATTACATTCGTGAGGTTGCTGCGGAGCGTGAGCGTATGCAGAAAGAGGGTATGTGTTctatgttattatatatactttgcAGCGGCAGCTCCTGCTACGGAAGTGCCGTCCGGCGGACGTTACGAGCGTATGAAGGAGCGAGCTAGGACGTTGGCTGCGATATCTGTGACTCATGAGGACATTAGTGCTCGGAGCATGACCTCTGGTGAACATCGTCAAAGTATACTGCGTGACCTTCGTAATGACGGTATGTTGTGGTTAATGtgttttacacattgcagTGATTGGGAGTGAGATTGACTCTAACCCTGAGGGTGTTGCTTTTGACGTATCATCTGAATCTGAGGCAGATTCTGAATTGGTGCAGCAGGACAGTTTACAGCCCTTGATGTCGCAGCGTGTGTCCTTTCGTCGTGGTACTACATACTCTGGGTTTGATCCCTCTGGGTGATGTCACCGTTTCGTATATATCGCATGGCAGAAGGCTGGCTTATGTTGCGTCCATGTGTACAGCCACTTCGTTTCGCGGTGCTGCCAGGTCTGCTCTGTACTTTAGTGGTTTATACTTTGTTCGACACAGTATAATCCATTGTTGTTAATTATTTATATCTGTGtgtactatatataactatgtCGCGTAGTAAGCGTCGTACTTTAGGTCTCTCTTCTCTCGAGTATGAGGAGGGTGTGATCCTTGAGCGAATATTTCAATTGGCTCACCGTAATCGGTGTGCAACATGTTTGTTGAAAGTGGGTGTATAAGTTGCtgattacacattttttGTAGAAACCGACATTTGTGGATCAGGACCGTCTGGAGTTGTTGTGTGACACTTGTGTTCGTCGCTGTCCGTACAAGCTTCACATTGGTCACGACCACATTTCTAAGGTGTTACTAGAGCGTTTGGAATCAGTTTACGATCGCAAATCAGGTCACCATCGCAGCGGTGGTCACAAATCTGAGCATAAGAAGCACGGTTCTCATCGGCGCAATCGTTCAATATCATCTTCTGATCGTGGCGCATCACCTCGTCGTGTAGAATCCCATCATAGACGTAGTGCCTATAGCAAGAAACATGTTAAATCATTTGAGAGTGCGACTACAGAAGAGAGTTTGGAGCGTTATGGTGGTAGATCAGGTTGGCCTGAGCACTCCGGTATGGTAACACCACCTACCAAGGGCCGCCAGAGATCAAAGCCGGGCTGTCCAGTTGACGAGGACTTATTCGACTCTCGTCAACATCGTTACTACCGTGATGATGACACCGGGGTCAGGTACCCTGGTAACGACCCTGTTGATACCTCGGGTCACTACATGCAACCTCACAGGGGCGATCATCGTTCTGAATATCGAAATGCACCATTCGTACCGCGGGAAGCTCCCAGGTTACACCGTGACCCCTATGGTTACGACATCCCCGTTGTTGACGACATGCCGGGTATGAACGGTATTATGATGAAGGGTTGCCCCGTTAGACAGGAGGAATCAATACAGGGTCCTGGAATGCCTGTTGGTAATCCTCGTGGTTACAGGGCGCCATTAGCGGACGTCCGCAAGCCTGCTGAGATTCCTCGTGGTGGATACCAGGTTGGCATTGATTACAAGATGCCACAGCGGTTACCTGCCGTTAGGGCTGAAGCTCCTTCATCTCGTGGAGTCCCTGGTAGCAATCCCTTTGCTTCCAGTATAGCTCGTGACTGCGGTTCAACATCAAGGCTTGACATGACATCTATGCGATTGGCGTTACCAGAATCTGGTTCTGTACCGGTTTCTAGGATTGGGTATGACAAGTACTCCCGGGTTTCATCTCAGCTTCCTGGCGTTTCATCTTACGGCGGGTTATATGACCGTCGTGGGCGACACTAGTGTGTCGTCTTAGAAATCTCGATTCATATTACACACTTATGTTTAATATAGTATTTCATGATGACAGTGTGTGATATATCTGTAGTTTTGGGTGCTGGGTTATTATCTTGTCCTAGTGAGTGTCCCTATTGGTCTCAGAGTGCTGTATGGAAGGGTGTTGGTGTTTGTACTACTAAGGATCGCTGTAGTGTCTATAACCCGTTACTATCATATGCTGACGAGCGTACTAAGGTGTGTCTACCTTGTTCTGTGTATGGTTGTTCTTCTTGTACTTATTCCAATTCGGTTGCATTCACAGATTCTGATTCCTTGGTTTTACCGGATATTTGTTTGAGGTGTGCTCCTGGTTATCGTATGCAAGATGGTGGTAATGGTTGTTACCTCGTTGAGAGTTCGTTATGGTCTCGTTCATTTTATGCTATCGTTGCTGCTGTCTTAGTATGTTTACTTGGTCTTGCTCTTCGTATGGCATTACGTCCATCTCAGTTAGAGGCTAACATTCGTCGTTATCGTGATGCTCTGAAGTCTCAAAAGATTGGCAATTGGTCTGATTCTTTAGCTTCTGGATTCTTTCGGTCACTGATCGATCTTTGTTCCGTTGACGTATCTGGTGTTGGCGTGATACTATATTTCCGTTTTTTAGTTTTTATGGGCGGTATTATATTCTTCATGCTTGTTATGACGATTGCTCACGCCCACATACCATGTTCTGATATGATTCGTTCTTTTAGTGCACCTTTTAGTTTGGACAAGCCTGGTGAGATGCTGGAGGCTCGCTCATGGTTAGACCTGTTTAAGCCAAAGGGCTATTTGGGACTAAAGGACCACTTACGTAACTTCAAGTACGTTGATGACGCCATTGAGTGGAGTGTAGGTCAGTATGCTGACGACACAGCTCGTGTGATGCGTGTGCTTTATCTTTGTGTTATGGGTTCAACTATAGTATTTGCTATATATCAGCGTGACTTTCTAAAGGAATACTTCCGTGAGCACGTTCGTACTCAGTATTTTACTTTAATGCTAGATCGTGTACCTCCGTTACATTCCTTGGAGGAATTTGTTCACGGTGCTACTGGTGTCCGTCCCAAGTCAGTTGCTGTTGTTTATGACCTTGGCGATCTTCCTGAGGGCATGGACAAGTTACTAGACGGCTTGGAAGAGGAGGGCGGCAGCGGTGGCGTATATGTTAACCTTGATATGTCAGATCAACATCGCTTGTTATTGCGTGACTTGCAGCCTAGCGGATCAGCCTTTGCTGTATTTAACTCCCGTCAGGATATGCACCGTGCGATGAAGACCTTGGAGCATAATGGCATTTGCGATTCCCGGATATGTGAGATAGAGCCTGAGGATGTGATGTGGTTTAACCTTCATGGTCCAGAGCTTCAGTTTGGCCACAGTCTTGGGGTGACATTCTGTATCTGCTTAGCTCAATTATTATGGACCTTTGTCTTCTTTTTACCTTATGCTGCTTATAAGTTACATTCTGATTCTACTGATTTTTTTGAATGTCTTTGGTTATCTTGGTTTGCTTCTATTGGCAATTCATTGGTTGGTACTGCTATTCAGGTTGGTACTTCCAGGATATCATTTGTCAATCGTGAGCATTCTGAATCCTACTTAATGTGGATCTCCGCATTTATGCAGTTGATCAATGTAGGTTGCAACTTGTTATTGGCCCATTTGGTTAACTACGGTGGTCGTTACAAGGTAGTATCTATGGTTAAGGACTACCTCCTTTACATGCGTACTCCTACATTTCGTGTTGGTGAGGAGGTTTCTATATCCCAAAGTCTCAATTCCTTTATGAAAGGCGTTTTGCTATCGATACCACTGATGACTTTTCTATGTATCTATTATGCCATGCCTATATTAAAGTTGTTATTCCTACTATCTGCTGACCTTGGCGAGACTGAAACTAGTCGTCTGGTTCGTGGTTCTAAATTTACTTTACCTGATCGTTACTGTACCTCTATTGTGTATCTAACATCTTGTTTATTATTACAATTTGTTATAGAGAGCAAGTTACAGGCTGTTACCTTATCATTATGTTTATTGGCTTCTTGTATTTTGCACTATGTTACTGATGGTTACTTGTTATTTTACAAGTGCAGGTCAACTCGCATTTCAGGTTTCGGTTCATTTTACAATGCTTTGCTTCTTTGGTCGTTACCTACGGGTTTACTTGCTATATGCCCCTCTTATTGGCGTTGGCGTGCTGCTAATGGTCGTTTATCTACTATTATCATTATTTTCTGTGCTCACATGTTATTTTACCATTGCTTTATGCGTCATGCTTATGGTAAACGTTGGCGTTTTGACGTTTCTGAGCATAACACTTCAAATTCAGATTACACTATGGGTAATCCTGTGTACACTCTTCGTCGATTGGTTCCATCTTAGTTACCGAAAATGGTAATTTATGGCCCTACCCCGCCAATGTGCGGGATCGTACTATTTTAACACTGgcattaatatatttgtCACAGTTGTTCATATGTATTGCTGGGCTTGAGTAGAACCCCTAACTTCACACTGCTTACTAGTTCTTCAAAAATTCGAGTGGCAAATCTCGTTTTTCTTTATGTTGCTTCATTAGTTTTACCATTTCATGTTGTTGCGGTTCGCTGAATTCATCAAATCGTTTTACCGATTCTATTTGTGTAGCATCTATTTTCGGGTGTCCTACTATAACGGTATCCCACCACCTTTCTTCTGTTTTTTCTATTGATATGATTAACCTGGTTCTATCTTCTACACTCCACATTGACTCATCTGCGTTAATTTGGTATGGGAATTCACCTTCTATAATAGTTTCATTGCCGATGTAAAGTATCATGCTATTTCGTTTAAGTTGTAAATTCACTTCCTTAGGTGCCAGATGTTCCTTGGTTACTATTTCAATGGTCAGATCCGTACCTGTTTGTGCCCAGCAGTATACGTTATTAACTCCTCCATTCCACGTATTAAGTGTGTATTTATTCGTAAGTAATTCCAGGGCAGTACCAGATACGTTTGGTACTTTCGGTAGGTCTTCATCTATGACACAAGGTTTTGGTTCTACACTTCTAGGTGCCTGTTCTGTGGACTGCGATATAACACTTGTTGGTCCCGGTAACTTTGTAGTGGGTGCCACTTTGTTATCAATATGCTTATTTCCCACTACATGTACCTTTTTCTTGGTCATTATAGATTCTTCCTGTTGCAAGAGATAAGGTTGATTTCTTTGTCGGTATATATCAAGGTACTTATCATTGATATGCATGATAAGTTCCTTGATATATCCCGGTTTGAACCCTCTTTGGTTAACTGTTTTATCTATTCCATACTTTTTCATTTGTTCATCGCTTATTTGTGTATGGTAGAAATCAGTTTGTGTGCACAGGAATCCAAAGAATGCATCTAGTAGTTCTTCTATATTATTGAAGTTCCTTGCTGCCATATGCATGACATTGTTGAATTCCTTCATCTTGTTTGGTATGATAGGATCAATGTCTAGACTATACAACTCCTCTTCACTAAATCAGGTAGTTTCCTGGTGAGTCGATATAAACAAGCCTAATCACTTAGGTCATGTCCTTCTGCCTGTGACTCTGCTACTGCTAAACTTTCCTCTACGGTTTCCTTCACCTTTCTGATATATTCAGTTCTATTTTCTTCGAACATAACTGCAGCTTCTCTGTTAGCTGGGCTTTTGTTGTTTGGATCTGTTAGTAGTGACTGTATAGAGGTCAGTATTGCGCATACGTCGAAAACCGGGCTCCACTCTCTGTCTAGTATATCCAGGCATATACTTCCGTCTTGGTATACGTTTGGGTGGTATACCCTCGTAATGAATTTGACTACTGGCGGCCTATGTGGGTAGTTGTTTGGGAATTTAAGTGAGAGTGTGAATATTCCTGATGGTGTTATTTCATTCTGTCCAGTACCTACCTCCTTCCCACTCTGTGTTTTCTGGTCCCAGTATTACTGCTTGCCACTGGAATATATCTCCTTCCACTGGGCTTGCGCATACTGTTTCTGGCAGTTCTTGCCTCAGCTTCCGCAGGTCCAGCAATAGTCTTTTTCTCTGGGTTAACTATTAAATcatgttacacatgtttTGAATGTGTTTTTATACGGACACTTACCGCTTCTGAGCTCATGTGTTGGTGTTATGTATTAGATAATGTGACTGTTGTACTTTATGTGTGGCAGTATACATTGTTATTGTATATTAAGAtaatggattccattgttTCTTCTGACCAGAAGCAGCTAGCTCGTGAGTTTTTGGATTTGGAGGAGCTTCATTCTCGGGAGGCTAGGTCTCGTGCTGTAGTACTTGAGATTCTTGGTGACATTCCTGATGCTGACGTCGCTCCTCCGAAGAATGTCTTATTCGTCTGCAAGTTGAATCCTGTGACTGAGGCTGATGACTTGAAGTTGATATTTTCGAGGTGTGTGATATGGCGTTAGCATATAGAGTGCCTTAGGTTTGGTCCTGTGGTTAGTTGTGATGTGATTCGTGACTACAAGACTGGGGACTCACTTCAGTATGCCTTTGTAGAATTTGAATCTGAAGACAGTTGCAATGACGCATACTTTCGTATGCAGAACGTTTTGATTGACGACCGTCggtatgtttgtttttgatAGTTCCATTTTCTGCAGGATCCATGTTGACTTTTGTCAATCTGTATCTGGTTTTTGGAAGCGCTTCAAGGATAATCAAAGATTCAGTCGTATTTCTAAGATGGCTGGATCCACTTCACATCGCAAGTCGCCTACAAGGCCAATATCGCGTGATATTCCAGGGGACAGGACTGTTGATCGATCAACAAGTGGCTCACCTGGTAGACATCAACGCTCACGTAGCACTTCAGAGGAACTAAAGCGTACTCGTTACCATCGGGATAGGTACCGACGTGTATCACCTGATCGCAGGCGTAGTCGTCGTGAGCGTTCCTTCAGTATATCACCTGATCGCAAGCGTACTCGCTATCGTCATCGTAGTAGCTCTTTTGACCCTAGTCCTCGAGGACGTAGGTCGGGTCGTTACCGCAGCAGATCTCGCAGCAAATCTCCTGGGCGCAAGCGCAGCCGTCATCGCCACGACCGTCGCAGTTAATTGGTTTTTGTActattaatatatatcggAGTAGttggatgtatatatctaacCTTAAGCGCGGGTATATAGTCCCATTGTAATTAAATCTAGAAATTACGATAGTATCTTAATTTTCGTTGTGCTCTCCTACTTTTATTCTATGTAATCTGTTTGTTTTGCGATAATATGGTTATTCTGTTGCATGAGTCCTGCTAGTTTAAACAGCCTGATATCTTCTGGTGTCGTCTGGTATTCATTGATCACTTTCCCTACAATCTCTTTCAAGCTCTCGACAATATCCTCTGGTAGTGTTGCATCGACTTTAATTTTCATATTTCCCGTATATGGCCCAGGTCCTTTATAAATGCACTTCATTCTGTATTTCAATTCATCTGGTGGTACTATTGCCTCGTTTTCGTTTATGGATACTGGCACTATTTCGCTATCTTGTGTTGCATCCTGATTCATGACACGTCTAGGTAACTTCCATCCTCGGAAGTCAACTTCATATTTTGGGTTATCCGATACTATATCCATTGACAACCTATCCATATCACTTTGTGGTATATCGTATAGCTGTAGATAGAGGTACCACCTCAGTAGCTTAATGGGTGTAACTTTAATACTCAGTGCATTTTGCATGATATCTATTAGTACCCTATGGCATAGATTCGGTATAACTTCAATGGCATTACATGCTCTCATCATGAGCATGTTTCCTACATTCTTGACTCCAGTGTACTTTGCCATCTTAATTGCCAGCAATATATCGTTAATATCCTCCAGTGAGAGCGTGTGCTTGAATATATTTAGTAGCTTGAGATATACTTCCCATGTTTCATCGTGTCTCACTCCTAGTTCAGCTGccactgtgagtacaaATGTCAAAGTTTCCAGTGGGTAATCCAGTGCTTCTGCATTGAGTCCCTGtatctgtatatatgagTAATCCGTGATATCATGGAATATCTGTTGGAATATATGGCATAGTTGCTTTTTGTTGAGTCCAGTATTGAAATGTTTCAGCAAGGTCACTGCCTGTTTCAGTATCCTTGGTTTTGGTGATTTCATGGTTACAAACTGATCGTACATCCTAGATATAAAACCCTGGTTAATCTGTAGTCGTGCCTCCCTATCATTTCCAGATGTTGCTTCTTTGTACACTTCCATTATATCCAGCCACTGTTCAGCTTTTAGGTCCCACTTTGCTTGTATGATACTATCGTATGCTTGTAGTAGCATTTCATGTTCAATTTCTGTTTTTGGTCTAATTGTTCGTAACACTGCCATTGCAGTTGCTGAGTGTGGTTTGAATTGTGGCACTGCTATTTGTAGCTTCTTAACAAGATCTTGGTATTCCATGGTCATATCACACCAGCTCAGGCATTTCATGAGGCTGGTGATATAGTGGTGGTACCTTGACCTAACAGCttgtattttcatttgtCTATCCATTTTCAGGTACATTAAATCTTCCCACTGCATTGATATTAgatcttcttcatcatccattTCTTCTGTTGTTCTTCCATATTCCCATTTATCGGTGTCTACATCACTTTGTTTACAATGTGTCTCTATAGTCTTTATATTAGCCTTGTTAAGGAACGGGTCTCTCCATGGTTGTCttaaattgtatataagtTCTGGGTGTATAGGTTCCTCGGCAGTGTTACCACTATCTTCTGGTGACGCCGCGATCTTACCTTCTTGTGTAAGCTGCTCTAGCATACGCCCCGGTTCGTAGTGCAGT contains:
- a CDS encoding putative integral membrane protein; this translates as MMTVCDISVVLGAGLLSCPSECPYWSQSAVWKGVGVCTTKDRCSVYNPLLSYADERTKVCLPCSVYGCSSCTYSNSVAFTDSDSLVLPDICLRCAPGYRMQDGGNGCYLVESSLWSRSFYAIVAAVLVCLLGLALRMALRPSQLEANIRRYRDALKSQKIGNWSDSLASGFFRSLIDLCSVDVSGVGVILYFRFLVFMGGIIFFMLVMTIAHAHIPCSDMIRSFSAPFSLDKPGEMLEARSWLDLFKPKGYLGLKDHLRNFKYVDDAIEWSVGQYADDTARVMRVLYLCVMGSTIVFAIYQRDFLKEYFREHVRTQYFTLMLDRVPPLHSLEEFVHGATGVRPKSVAVVYDLGDLPEGMDKLLDGLEEEGGSGGVYVNLDMSDQHRLLLRDLQPSGSAFAVFNSRQDMHRAMKTLEHNGICDSRICEIEPEDVMWFNLHGPELQFGHSLGVTFCICLAQLLWTFVFFLPYAAYKLHSDSTDFFECLWLSWFASIGNSLVGTAIQVGTSRISFVNREHSESYLMWISAFMQLINVGCNLLLAHLVNYGGRYKVVSMVKDYLLYMRTPTFRVGEEVSISQSLNSFMKGVLLSIPLMTFLCIYYAMPILKLLFLLSADLGETETSRLVRGSKFTLPDRYCTSIVYLTSCLLLQFVIESKLQAVTLSLCLLASCILHYVTDGYLLFYKCRSTRISGFGSFYNALLLWSLPTGLLAICPSYWRWRAANGRLSTIIIIFCAHMLFYHCFMRHAYGKRWRFDVSEHNTSNSDYTMGNPVYTLRRLVPS
- a CDS encoding nuclear distribution gene C domain containing protein (N-terminal conserved domain of nuclear distribution gene C domain containing protein), which translates into the protein MKEFNNVMHMAARNFNNIEELLDAFFGFLCTQTDFYHTQISDEQMKKYGIDKTVNQRGFKPGYIKELIMHINDKYLDIYRQRNQPYLLQQEESIMTKKKVHVVGNKHIDNKVAPTTKLPGPTSVISQSTEQAPRSVEPKPCVIDEDLPKVPNVSGTALELLTNKYTLNTWNGGVNNVYCWAQTGTDLTIEIVTKEHLAPKEVNLQLKRNSMILYIGNETIIEGEFPYQINADESMWSVEDRTRLIISIEKTEERWWDTVIVGHPKIDATQIESVKRFDEFSEPQQHEMVKLMKQHKEKRDLPLEFLKN
- a CDS encoding Ubiquitin-conjugating enzyme E2 2 (encoded by transcript variant A - alternatively spliced), translated to MSSEARKRLLLDLRKLRQELPETVCASPVEGDIFQWQAVILGPENTEWEGGIFTLSLKFPNNYPHRPPVVKFITRVYHPNVYQDGSICLDILDREWSPVFDVCAILTSIQSLLTDPNNKSPANREAAVMFEENRTEYIRKVKETVEESLAVAESQAEGHDLSD
- a CDS encoding hypothetical protein (encoded by transcript variant B - alternatively spliced), whose amino-acid sequence is MSSEARKRLLLDLRKLRQELPETVCASPVEGDIFQWQAVILGPENTEWEGGIFTLSLKFPNNYPHRPPVVKFITRVYHPNVYQDGSICLDILDREWSPVFDIQTTKAQLTEKLQLCSKKIELNISER
- a CDS encoding U1 zinc finger family protein, translating into MPKFYCEYCGIYLTHSSPAGRKQHSMGRKHISMKVEYYQRLVREHFFQPPPYTLSGAHPVPGAPPGIVPGNISGPVPDDKSVPMGYPGVPPVGVPRAHPGPPHPVVMSQPPPPFAPPMHTPAPAYGRR
- a CDS encoding Mitochondrial import receptor subunit Tom22 family protein, which translates into the protein MIADVGQKPTFLIRVRRKANALRRSIVRFTKRTISFIGWVLWIAGTSAVTLVGPVMFHYDKECQLLEMQQQMLQAQQAASAPILN
- a CDS encoding RNA recognition motif domain containing protein, which produces MDSIVSSDQKQLAREFLDLEELHSREARSRAVVLEILGDIPDADVAPPKNVLFVCKLNPVTEADDLKLIFSRFGPVVSCDVIRDYKTGDSLQYAFVEFESEDSCNDAYFRMQNVLIDDRRIHVDFCQSVSGFWKRFKDNQRFSRISKMAGSTSHRKSPTRPISRDIPGDRTVDRSTSGSPGRHQRSRSTSEELKRTRYHRDRYRRVSPDRRRSRRERSFSISPDRKRTRYRHRSSSFDPSPRGRRSGRYRSRSRSKSPGRKRSRHRHDRRS